Below is a window of Aerosakkonema funiforme FACHB-1375 DNA.
AACTTGATTTGGCAGTTCTAAATAAGCGCTGGCGTCTGGAGATGATTTGGCCAAAATCCGCGATATTTGTTGTTTTAGCTCATCGAGTTGACTTTGCACTTCCAAATAAGCGCTAGCTTCTGGAGATGTTTTTTCCTGTCGAATCGCCAAGATTTCTTGTTTTAGCTCATCGAGTTGACTTTGCACTTCCAAATAAGCGCTAGCTTCTGGAGATGATTTCTGCTGTCGAATCGCCAAGATTTCTTGTTTTAGCTCATCGAGTTGACTTTGCAGCCTATAAGACTCGTTTTCCGAAGTTAACCTTTCTTGCCTAGTTTGTTTTTCCAGTTGAGGTTCTTGTACTTGCGCTTTTAGTTCATCGAGCAGATTGGAAATAGCCGAGATGCTTTGAGAAAATTTTTCGATCGCCTGTTCTAAATTCTCTACCCTTGTGGAAAGCGAAGAATTGTTGAGGTATTGCACAACACTTCTCAGAGAGTCCTGCAAACTGGCATACTGTTCCCGCAGATCGGCGACATCTCGATAGATGGGATTGAGGTTAGTCCTTACAGATGAAGCCACAACCTGTTGCAATCGATCGGACTGCAAGGGAAGCAATTCTGGCGAAGAAGGTAAAGAACCAACTGAGGCGTAAAAAGATTCGATATCCCCGGCAATTTGTCGCTGAAAGCGGCTAATCGCAGCACTGGTACTCTGTTTGGTTTGGATCTCAGAGCGACGGCGAACGATCGAGTTCAGGATCGCCAAAACCGATAGCGGTATAGCCACGTAGACGATCTGTCCGCCGATCGCAGCTACGATTGTCCCAGCCACCGAGCCAGCCAGGAAAACATATTCCGCAATTTCTAACCGACGATAGTTGTTAACCATTCAACAGCTGTAACTCGTCCTTCCATCTGAATGATATCAGCCTCAGCACAGAGGTATCTTTACGAAGAGCAAGTTTTCCAATTCGATCGCACCAGCTACACCAAACTCGTCAAATCAGTAGCTGATATTTTTCCTGAGCCAATTTGTAAAGCGGACGCCACACTAAACGATTGGTCAGCACCACCAGCACAGACATTACCGTTGTAGCTGCTAGAAGTAAAGGAAAATTGCCCGTTGCGGTAGCTTGAGAAATTGTTTCCCCTAAGCCGATCGTCGTGACGACCTGACCCCGAAAATGTACATATTCGCTGACAATACTGGCATTCCACGCCCCACCCACAGCTGTAATAATGCCGGTAATCAGATAGGGAAAAATTCCTGGCAGAATTAAAGTGCGCCAGCGTTCCAGAATCGAAAGTTTGTACACAAACGCCGCTTCAAACAATTCTGCTGGGATAGCCTGAGCGCCAGCAATCACATTGAAAAGGATATACCACATGGTTCCCAACATCATGAGGGCGATCGAGCCGATTTGCAAACCGCCGCCTACATGGATAAGCGCCAGTAACAAAACTGGAAATAAAGCAGTTGCGGGTACTGAAGCCGCAATTTGCACAAGCGGTTGCAAGATTTGAGCGAGTCGGGGATTGCGTCCGATCGCTACTCCCACCGGCACAGTCCATACTAAAGATAAGGCTAAGGCGCAAATCACGCGCAAGGCAGTCAATACAGCGCCGACTATTACCTTTTGCCAATCAGCCAAAGTTAATACTCGCAGCAATAAAACTGCTTCCCAAGTTCCCCACAGGACGATTATGGCTGCACCGCTGACAAAAAGCCAATTCAGCCAACGGATCGGAGCGAAGCGACCGGGCGGATTTGCGGGTAAGTTGCTGACTGGAAATGCTCTCACCAAACCGCGATCGACTGCTGACTGCAATGGTTGCCAAAATCTTTCCGATATTATCCGCAAAGTTGGAGAACGACGCAGAAAGTCTAACACCGCCGATTGGGGAGCATTTGTAGCTTCAACTGTTTGAAATTTAAATTTTTCTGCCCAAGCAATTAATGGTCGCCACACAAAAAAATCAATTATTAAAATTATGCTAACTAGGACTGCTAAACCCCAGCCGATCGCCCAAAAGTTTCCCTCGCTAGCTGCTGTAGCCAAAAACGAGCCCAATCCCGGTAAGCGAAAATCTTTATCTTTGAGCGTAAAAGATTCTATGGCGATTAGAAAAAACCAGCCCCCAGCCACAGACATGACGCTGTTCCACACTAAACCTATCGCACCCGCCGGCAACTCCAAAGTCCAAAACCTTTGCCAGAGGTTGAGCCTATAAATGCGAGCCGCTTCTTTTAATTCTCGTGGAATACTACACAGAGATTGGTAAAAACTAAAGATCATGTTCCAAGCCATCCCTGTAAAAATTAGCAAAATTGCTGCTAATTCTACTCCTATTTGCTGACCTGGGAAAAGAGTAATTAGAGCCAGAACAACACCAGGTAGAAATGATAAAACCGGGATAGATTGCAAAATATCTAGCAAGGGTATTAAAATCAAAGCTGCTAGGGAGAAGCGATAGGCAATATAAGCATAAATAAGGGTAAAGCTGAGGGAGAGAAAGTAGGCAATTGCCATCCGAACAAGAGTTTGGGCTGTATATCCCGGTAAAACGCTGAGATCGGTGGAAATTTTTAAACTGGCATCGAAAGGGCCGGTGAATTGAGAGCCTGTTTTGACGATCGCTACAGCCATAACGAAAATCAACAGCAATAACAAGCCATCTTGCCAAGTCCATCCAATTCGGTTTAATGTCTGATTTGCAGGTGTGAGCGGTCTAGTCATAGCGATTTTAGATTTACTCCTGACTGGTTATTTCTGATTCTAAGAATATCTCTCCGGCTGGCTCGTTATAGATATATAATTCGGCGTAGCGACCCCAGTCAATAGCTGTCTTTAGTTGTTGTTGTGCTTCTTGGGTACTAAAATATTTTTCAAGAATATCTAATACCAGTTCTTCTGGAATGCGATGATTGCGTTTGGCTTGGAGAAAATTAGTAATTTGTTGCACTAAGCGAATGCGATCGAGCATTTGCGATCGCATTATTTGTTTGCGTTCGTCAATCCCACCAGCAATGAATTGTTGCCCCACGCTAGTGAGACTGATATCCCCTTCCGCGATCTGCACCATATCCATCAATTTCGCTGCTTCAACAATAGGTAGAATATCGTCAACTTCTAGGAGTAATTCTTGAGCTATACGGTACAAATCTTTAGAATTTTGGTCTTCTAATAGTTCTAGAAAACCAGCAATAGAACCAATTCGCACCGCTGGCAATGATTGATATTTTTGCGGTGGCGTAGATGATATTTTAGAAACGGTAGGCTCTGGTTCAACTGCTTCTGGCATCAAATCCGGATGAGTAATAATTTTATAAACCCGATCCACCAGAGATTGAAAACTGGGACTTTTGCGATCGCGATAATGAGGTAACTTAACTGGTAAATCGGCTCTTACTCTGCCAGGATTTCTGCCTAGAACTATAATTCGATCGGCAAGAATCACAGCTTCTTCAATACCGTGAGTTACTATTAAAATAGTCTGGGTGGGTATCCGGCGTTCTAACCACAAATCTAATAACTCAAATCGCAAGTTTTCGGCAGTCAAAACATCCAAAGCCGAAAACGGCTCATCCATACATAACAGTTCCGGTTCAACCGCTAAAGCTCTGGCAAAACCTACTCGTTGGCGCATTCCTCCTGAAAGCTCTTTCGGGTAAGCATTTTCAAACCCATCCAAACCGATAACGTCAATCATTCGCAAAGCTTTTTCTCGCCGACGATCGGGTAGTTCGCCCTTCGCCTTCAAGCCCAATTCTACATTTTCTAACACTGTTAACCAGGGATAGAGAGCAAAACTTTGAAATACAATTGCCACACCTGGATTTAAGCCAACTAGGGGACGATTGTGATAGAGTATTTTGCCTAGAGTGGGCGGAATAAGTCCGGCAATCATTCGCATTAAAGTTGATTTTCCCGAACCGGATGGCCCCAACAAAGCCACAATTTCACCAGTACGCAAATCGAAATTGATATTTTCCAGGATAGTAATTTCTTGACCGTTGGGTTGCTGATAGGATTTTTTGACGCTTTCTAGGGAAATGAGTAAATCAGTTGTTGTTTTGACGACCATAATTTTACCTACACTTTAAATAGTTTTTTTCTTGTTTTTGGTTGGGTCTGCATCCAGCTACCGCGTTTAACTATGCCACAGATTTAGCTCGTAATTAACAAATAAAAATTAAAAACAGTTTAAACGAAGTTGGGGCGCGATGAAGATCCGAAGGATTCCTATATTTTGCAGAGTGGTTAATCTATCCTTAACCATTTCTCGCACAAAAGGCAGAAATTCTGCGATCGCTCGCGTTACCGTCGCCCCAGCGAATCCCCGTCAGCGATCGAGTTCGATTACTCCCTTCCCGCCGTAAGATTATCGATCGCAAGTTACCTGTTGTTCTTTTCTCCCCCACTCTCCCGCTCCCCCACTCCCCCCAAAGCATACATATTCTTTGAGCGAGAAGGGAGTAATGCCGCGTCCAGGGGCTGGCGATCCCACAGATCTGATTCTATATCGTCAATTGTTACCCAATCATAGCAACTGCCTATTTCCCCAATCGGGCTAAAATAATTCCCAGCTGGACGCTGATAATTCCCAATATTGCACTGCCTGCCCAGTAAAGACCTGCTGCCAAATAAGTGCGCTCGCGCAGTAAGTTCATGGTATCTAAGCCGTAGGTGGAAAAGGTAGTATAAGCGCCTAAAAATCCGGTTGTTATCAACAAACGCACTTCTGGAGAAATAGTTGCTACCCGTTCTAATGCCAAGGTGGCAAAGAAACCCATCGCCAAACAACCGGTAATGTTGATAAAAAATGTCCCGTAGGGAAATCCCGTGCCGAAGCGTTGCGCGAACCACAATGTTATGTAATAACGACACAACGCACCTGCGATCGCACCCAAACTAATCGCTATGGGAACCCGAATGTTAGGATCTTGTAACATTTGCCAACCTTTGCCAAAATTTTGAGTTAAAAGACTGGTTTTCTGCCCAATACCCTGCTACCTCTCGATAGTTGGGCTTAACCAAATCTGGTATTGAGGACAGCAACTAGCGATTTTATCAACCAGATTGGTGCGTTAAACCGTACCTCTGAGTGGGCGTTCGCCGTCATCGCACTCGATCTGGGTTGGGTAGAATGAAACAAAATATCACAAAAAGTCATTGCGTAGATAGATATCTAATAGATTTCTCCCACAATTCTTGTGGGGCAGGCATCCTGCCTGCCTTTGAGATTTTTGTCTGGAGATATCTAAATGAATGTAACTGGGAGCAGTAACGTATGAATCAATTTAAAACAGTTGCTTTATTGGGTTTGTTAAGCGCTCTGTTAATTACGATCGGCTACTGGCTAATCGGTGGCTGGACTGGTGCGTTTATAGGGATGGCACTAGCAGCTGTCACTAATCTGGGGTCTTGGTATTTCTCCGATCGAATCGCGTTAGCTGCCTATGGAGCCCAGCCGATTAGCTACGAGCAAGCACCCAATTTGTATCAAATGGTGCAAAAACTGTGCGATCGCGCTGGTTTACCTATGCCAGGAGTATACATTGTTTCCAGTCCAGCAGCTAATGCCTTTGCCACAGGACGAGACCCAGAACACGCAGCTGTCGCTGTTACGGAAGGCATTCTCAATATTTTGCCCGATGACGAATTAGAAGCAGTTATTGCCCACGAACTCAGCCATATTTACAATCGCGACACTTTAACTCAAGCAGTTTCCGCCACAATTGCCGGTGCGATCTCCTTTATTGCTCAAATGGTGAGCTACAGTATGTGGTTTTCCGGCGGGCGAGACGATCGCGATGGCCCCAATCCCTTGGGGATGTTACTAACTGTAATTCTCGCGCCGATCGCAGCTACTGTAATTCAGTTGGGTATCTCTCGCACAAGAGAATTTTCTGCTGATGCCGGTGCAGCCAAACTAACTGGAAATCCTCGCGCTTTAGCCCGTGCATTACAACGTTTGGAAGCGGGTGCTAGGCAGATGCCGATCGAAGGCAACCCCGCTTTTGAACCGCTTTTAATTATCAATTCCTTCTCTGGTGAATTTTTGGGTAATTTGTTTTCGACTCACCCATCTACAGAGGCACGCATTCAGGCTTTACTGAAACTCGAACAACAACTGCCAAGCAGATATTAAGTATCTTCCCACCAGTAGAAAGAGTGGGGGAGTGGGGGAGTGGGGGAGTGGGAGAGCGGGGGAGGAAAGCTGATAGATTACTTTTATGCCGTTGCACTGATAACTCACAACTAACAACTAACAACTGACAACGCACAACTGATAACTCACAACTAACAACTAACAACTGACAACGCACAACTAACAACTGACAACTGACAACAAATTAGGAGAAAAAAATGACCGAACCTACTGTTCCTACAGAATCGGTAATTGTAGAAGTTAAATCCGAAACAACTGAGATTGTGCAAGTCAATCCCGAAACAACAGACCTGGTAAAAAAGGAAATGCCTAACGCGACTGAAGAGGTAATCAACGAAACAGCAGCCTTATTTGAAGCCATTAAAAAGCGGGTGCAATTAGAAATCCAGGCGGCTGGCGAACTTACCCAGGAAGCTTACATGAATGCTGTGCGTCAAACACAGGAATCGCTCGCAG
It encodes the following:
- the crcB gene encoding fluoride efflux transporter CrcB, which translates into the protein MLQDPNIRVPIAISLGAIAGALCRYYITLWFAQRFGTGFPYGTFFINITGCLAMGFFATLALERVATISPEVRLLITTGFLGAYTTFSTYGLDTMNLLRERTYLAAGLYWAGSAILGIISVQLGIILARLGK
- a CDS encoding ABC transporter permease; its protein translation is MTRPLTPANQTLNRIGWTWQDGLLLLLIFVMAVAIVKTGSQFTGPFDASLKISTDLSVLPGYTAQTLVRMAIAYFLSLSFTLIYAYIAYRFSLAALILIPLLDILQSIPVLSFLPGVVLALITLFPGQQIGVELAAILLIFTGMAWNMIFSFYQSLCSIPRELKEAARIYRLNLWQRFWTLELPAGAIGLVWNSVMSVAGGWFFLIAIESFTLKDKDFRLPGLGSFLATAASEGNFWAIGWGLAVLVSIILIIDFFVWRPLIAWAEKFKFQTVEATNAPQSAVLDFLRRSPTLRIISERFWQPLQSAVDRGLVRAFPVSNLPANPPGRFAPIRWLNWLFVSGAAIIVLWGTWEAVLLLRVLTLADWQKVIVGAVLTALRVICALALSLVWTVPVGVAIGRNPRLAQILQPLVQIAASVPATALFPVLLLALIHVGGGLQIGSIALMMLGTMWYILFNVIAGAQAIPAELFEAAFVYKLSILERWRTLILPGIFPYLITGIITAVGGAWNASIVSEYVHFRGQVVTTIGLGETISQATATGNFPLLLAATTVMSVLVVLTNRLVWRPLYKLAQEKYQLLI
- a CDS encoding zinc metalloprotease HtpX, which encodes MNQFKTVALLGLLSALLITIGYWLIGGWTGAFIGMALAAVTNLGSWYFSDRIALAAYGAQPISYEQAPNLYQMVQKLCDRAGLPMPGVYIVSSPAANAFATGRDPEHAAVAVTEGILNILPDDELEAVIAHELSHIYNRDTLTQAVSATIAGAISFIAQMVSYSMWFSGGRDDRDGPNPLGMLLTVILAPIAATVIQLGISRTREFSADAGAAKLTGNPRALARALQRLEAGARQMPIEGNPAFEPLLIINSFSGEFLGNLFSTHPSTEARIQALLKLEQQLPSRY
- a CDS encoding ABC transporter ATP-binding protein — its product is MVVKTTTDLLISLESVKKSYQQPNGQEITILENINFDLRTGEIVALLGPSGSGKSTLMRMIAGLIPPTLGKILYHNRPLVGLNPGVAIVFQSFALYPWLTVLENVELGLKAKGELPDRRREKALRMIDVIGLDGFENAYPKELSGGMRQRVGFARALAVEPELLCMDEPFSALDVLTAENLRFELLDLWLERRIPTQTILIVTHGIEEAVILADRIIVLGRNPGRVRADLPVKLPHYRDRKSPSFQSLVDRVYKIITHPDLMPEAVEPEPTVSKISSTPPQKYQSLPAVRIGSIAGFLELLEDQNSKDLYRIAQELLLEVDDILPIVEAAKLMDMVQIAEGDISLTSVGQQFIAGGIDERKQIMRSQMLDRIRLVQQITNFLQAKRNHRIPEELVLDILEKYFSTQEAQQQLKTAIDWGRYAELYIYNEPAGEIFLESEITSQE